ACAAACGAGGAGAAATCACTTACGGAACAGCACACGTGGCTGGAAGTGTCCGTGTTTCTGGAAGCAGTGGGAAAAAGTCTCCCGATTTCCTCagcaaggtgtttttttttttaacatagaaaaatgttgatttttgtttccatCCAGCAGCTTTAACTAGGTGATTCAGACGATACTCTtaaggtgatatatatatatattttttttggccttttcatcAGATCAATGTtactttgctcattttatttttagatccACTGAGTGTTATCAGGGCAGCAAACTCAAAGGAAAGAAGTAAGCAAACTGGTTTGTGTTTTAAGCTTGGGCTAAGGTTTGACAAGAGGAACCCTTGGAAATTATCAGGGGAGCAGAGCTTCCAGCGCCACCTTTGCTGACAGTTGGATTTGTGGAGGATTTGTTGAGGGAACTGGGTTATTGCAGTGGTAGAGAGCATACCTAGGGCCACATGGCCACCAGGTAAGTCATGCTCAGGTGAGTGCGAGTGAGAGGGCCAACCCCGGAGGCGCAAACATGGCTGCTTTTCCTGGAGCGTTTATTAATGAAATGTTTACCATGGCTCAGAGGCAGAAGAGATTATTGCCAACATTCGCTTCTGTGTGGTTTCCTAGAAGGAACAAAGGTTCGAAATGTGAATGAATCCTCCTTATTATGATAATCAGATTTAGAAGAGGGAGGAagcatttctaaaaattcaaaacacaGCATTAGGATCCCAGCTCTCCACACAGGAACTTACGTTCTGGGGTCTTGGCTCCAGAGCAAAGAAAGCAAATGCCCTGTAGATTCCCGATCTTCCTTTttggggattgtttgtttttctggtcaCTGTCGATAAGTGTTCCTTTTCTCTGTCAGAGgtcagagaaacagagatgagTGTGTAAGTTGAAATACAAATATAGGGCCATGCAAACATGTCCATTCAGTCAACTTAAGATCTGCTTATGGGTCAGAGCGGGGTCCCTGTGGGGCCTGATCGTTTTTGGAGGTTGCCGCAGCTCAGTGCCGCAAAGGCGATGAGCGTGCTACTGGCCGAACTTGaaagttgttttgtattttccattatttGAGGATAACTTTTTCCCTCATGCACGTGGAAGAGATGGTAcaactaaaaatatttgaaaaagcacAGACGTGCTGTTGCAGAAACAGGCATTAGAATTATAGGTGTACCCGCCTAGTAAATACATGTTCCAAAAGCACTCTCAGTGACAGGCTCTTCCCGATTTTGTGTCCCTTGAAATTGAATGCACAATCATCAGCGTGACTAAATATGCTTCTTTGTGACAAGGGACACCGTTTCCATTTGTCTTGAAAATATCACTGGGTCTTTATGTGgacattctttaaaatacaaatattgtttCACCTGATTTTACAGAGTGTGTACATCTATTTCGTTAAAATACAAAACCAGATTACTAGACTCCATAATATGCTTTCTGGATACCCaacaatgaaaacttttttttttaaattaagagctATCAACAGGTACAAACAATTGTCTAAAGCATTGAATGGTCTTTAACACAGTCAACTCCCCCGGCCTTGAAACACTGTGAAATTCCTTTCCGCTAGTAGCAAGCGAAGCTATCAAGTGCAACGTTGAAAAATTGGTACCATTTCCTGGCCAGTAAGCACGGGACTGGGGAGCTCAATATTTTGTTTCTTGCATTGTTGCGCTCATGCtgttcctttctgtctctcctctcgcCTGCTCAGGGCTGATTGTTGTGACCTTGGCTGTCTGCTGGATGCCTAACCAGGTACGGAGGATTATGGCGGCGGCCAAACCCAAGCACGACTGGACCAAAACCTACTTCCGGGCCTACATGATCCTCCTGCCCTTCTCCGACACCTTCTTCTACCTGAGCTCGGTCCTCAACCCGCTGCTGTACAACGTGTCCTCGCAGCAGTTCCGCAGGGTGTTCGGCCAGGTGCTCCGCTGCCACCTGACGCTGCCGCACGCCAACCACAGCAAGCACCTGCGCGCCCACGCCACCTCCACGGCCGCCAGCACCCGCTCGGCGCGCCGCCCCCTCATCTTCATGGCTTCGCGTTCCAGTTCCTCCGCAAGAAGTCACAAGGTTTTCTTGAGCACTTTCCAGAGCGAGGCCAAGCCTGAGTCTATGCCCCAGCAACGGAGTCTCGAGTCGTTAGAGGCCAGCTCGGAGGTGAAGCCACCCCCTTCTGCTGCAGGGAATGGTTTGCAGGAGCGTGAAGTGTGAATGTTAAGTATGGAAGCCTTGAAGGCTACCCggctgcccacccccagccccctacAAAAGTGACGTTATCCTGACACAGCATTGACAAACTGTACCCCTGGGAGGGACAAGAGTGGAAGCTCGGGGcctgggaaaaaaatggatactCACGTAAGTACCTTCTAAGGGTGGATTCTGGCAGCCGGACCTTGACTCCGGGGGAGAGTTGGGGGCAGACTTTCActcaccccttcccttccttcaagTACACACTGAAAATTCAGACTGAATTTATTCAGAGCttacaaaaaaaagttttacacCGAGCTCTTTTCACGGGCgaaggaactgaaagaaagagaacacacgcccctccccacccagaacAGGACACCCAGGAGAAgcttggggagcagagggagcgtAGGGCCCAAAGAACGATGCAGGAGGGGTGAGCATCCCCTTCACCTTCAGCAGTGAGCCAGGAGGAGCGCTAACTGCAGGAGCAGGACGGTGGTGGGGAGCCCTGGCCGCAGGGCCAAGGCAGAGCTGCTCCGTTTCTTGGGCCGGGGCCCGTTGCAAAGAGGGGTGTTGCAGCAGCTGATGCACACGGAGTTCAGTTTCCCAGGGGAGCAGAAGGACTGGTACCCGGCCGAGGCGATGAGGCAGGCTGCTGATGACGCGCACGACTTGCGGTACATGATGCCTGCAACACAGACCCCAGGAGCTCGGTTAACTGCTGAGGGCTCGAGGCGAGCTCatgctttctcctctctcagcCCAGGTACTTGGTGGGGCCAGGCAAGTACTTCGGGTTGTTTCATTGAGCACCTACCCCTCCCCCggcaaaatatataaggaagagGACTTGTTCCCCAGAGAGCTCCATTATTTTTGACCAATTGTTGCAAAGAGCTATTAAAATCaaagttcactttaaaaaaatttatacggaactttttatttacttattattgcTGCAGCTATCTCCTGCCATGGAGAATGATACTGTGCTTTATGATTGCTCTCACCTAGGGGTGTATTAAACCCTAGGATTCTCTGAAGAACTAATCCCCATGAGAATAAGATCCCTATTGAAGGGGCCATGATTTGTCTGAGGTTTCAAGGTTCCCTACATCTTAGGGAGTGGGTGGCCTGATGTGGATCATGTACCCAGGAGAGCCTTATTCCAGGAAACAAGCTTTGCCCTCAGAATAGATGGCCATCTGCCTACTTAGCATCACACGGCCTCCATTTATTCACGTACTGTGAAGCCACGTAAAGGAGCACATAGAACCTGTCCGACTTACAGCTCAGTCCTCAAAGAAGGTTATCTTGAATGATCATTTACATTCTTAAAGGTGGAACCTTATTCAGTTTCAACAATAGCTACCGTCATTTAAGTGCTTCCCTGTACGCCAGACACTCTACAGAGGGCTGTAGCGTACCAGTTCAACCCTACAAGGGaggtccccatttcacagatggggtgCATGAAGGGCAAGGTGGGTTAggaacttacccaaggtcacactcCTGGGAAAtagaggagctgggatttgaacctaaaTTCTGGCTCCATTCTGTCAAATCCTTGCTAGTATATATGCCAAAGCAGCCAGCCAGTAAACCACAAAAAAAGTGGTTTTTGTGCGTGTGTGAAGATAAATAACATGTCATCTCAAGCTGGACCTGGATGTGAATGGCTTCAGCTTGTGTGCTTGCCTGCACAGCTGAGGGCTCCAACATCCCTCACTCCCGAAGTACCTGCAGACTGTGTGTTTGCAGGCATTGCTTTGGTTTgtgccttcctcccccttctgaGTGGTGGCTTGGGGTTATGGAGAAATAGTAAAGAATTGAGCAACCTAAAACTTCCAAGTGGGAGgtaaagaaaaaccttaaaacgtacaattttaaatcattttggttCTATAGCTACACGTTTGAAAGgatggattttctgtttttaacactGTAGACAGATGCTCTGGTAAGATTGATTGGGTAAGATAAGGTCTACGGATaggatgtgtgtatatgtgtgagagGCACGGTTTGATTTGTAAAAAACCTGCCACCAGGCATTGCCCATTTATAGATTTCTCATAGTCCCTACATTTTCTACCCATTGCCATTTTAGGAAATTTTACTGTCATCTGCTAGTTAAACTTTGATAAACTCTCGTCctttaagtgaattttaaaaattaaggtgaaaATGCCCCCTGACTAGATTCCCCTTAAAGGTTAGCACTCTTACCAGTTTGGTAGGCCTGTTTCTAAACGCTTACATATGTGcccatggaaaaataaaatgtgtacacGCAGATTTGTCAATGATAAAACATCCTATATGCTGTGCTacagtttccatttttacttaGTGACATGGCTGAGGATTTATTTTAAGCCTAACTCTGTAGGGCTAAGGAGTGGTGACAGGGGAGGTTAGATAATTAATGCACAAAGGGAGCCCTGATTTTTGTGACTGATGTCCCAGGGACACATCCAGATCACCTATTCTGGGGCAAGTGGATCTTAACACTTGTGGTCCCAcaggactatatatatatgtccatTCTTTAAAGCTGGTGCCTCCAGGTCTGGCTTCCACTGAATCTAGGTGCTGAGATCCTCCCCCTGGGGACACTGACCTGTCTCATCCTCAGCTACTGGGAACTATTCAAATGAAAATAGGCTGCTTgtagaaacacaaagaagagtgaagcaaacaaaacagaggaataCATTCCAAATGAAAGACCAAGATAACGCTTCAGAAAGAACCCTACAGAAAGAGACCTAAGTAATTTACCTCACAGAGTTAAAAGTAATGGTCATGAAGATGCTCACCAAACTGGGAGAAGAATGGATTAACATTCTATGCAGTAGAAGTCAGAGCTGAAGCATGCAGGAGTCGAACAGAAAATAACACCGGAAGAGCTCAGCAGGAGAAAGGATCAGCGAACCCGAAGATGGGGCAGAGAAACTTACCCCCCTTAATgcagccaaaagaaaaatgagaagtgtAGGTAGTTTAACAGACCTAAGAGACCACATCTAGTGACTGACATTCTCATTTATAGGAGACCCAGAAGGACAAGACAGGGACAGAAAactttcttgaaaaaataatgtccaaaaacttccctaacctggggaaggaaagtgATATCTGGGAAGCCCAGAAAGTTCCAAATAAAGTGTCCCCGAAGAGACACATTATTATGATTAAAATGTCAATGTTAAACAAAAGGAGAGGCTGAAAAGAAAGGGTGTTAATTAGTGACAAAACATATACAAGctataaatctcactggtaaagatGAATATATAGGAAAGGCAGTAGATTAattacttataaagctagtataaAGGCTAAAAGAGATAGGTCATAAAAATAACTACCATACTTAGTTAAGGGTTACtcaagatacaaaaaaaaatgtacaatgtgacatgaaaaacaaaatggaggggagagagtaaaaatgtagagctttTGAATGCATTCAAGCTTATTAACTTACAATAGACTTTTGTAGATATAAGTTGTTATATATAAGCCTTAAGGTAATAACATAGCAAAAACCATAAATAGATATacaaaagaagataaaggaaTCTAAGCATACCATTAAAGTCATCAAATGACAAAGGACAAGAGCCAAAGGGACAGAGAAATTAccaaacagccagaaaacaatttaaaaaatagctgtaAGTATACAACtctaattactttaaatataaatattaaattctccAGTCAAAAGAGTGGCTGGATTAAACACCACCActaccaacaacaaaacaagacccatcaatacaCTGCCTATAAAAAACTAATTGTGGATatcccatgcaaatggaaaccaaaagaaaactgggagagCTTGGCAAAAATacgttttaaaacaaaactgtaataaGAGGCAAAGTAGGGCATTacataaaggggtcaatccagcGAGAGGAGagaacatttgtaaatatttatgtaccagcatagaagcacctaaatatataaagcaaatattaatagacctACGGGAGAAATAGCAGTAGAATACTTGGGGACCTTAATATTCCTTTTAGATtagatcatccagacaaaatCCACAAGACAACCTCGACCTTCAATAACACTGAACAAGATGGAATATTCTGAAGAAGTTAAGCCCATTGGAAAGCAACAGGGCAGATAGAGAAGATGGCACATTAGGAGTCCTGAGCTCACCTCGTTGCACAGCCACACCCAGGCAATCActccacattcttttcaagtacgcatagaacattctccaaggtagatcatatattaggccacaaagcaGGTCTCCATAAATcgaagaaaactgaaataatatcaagtatcttttccgaccacaacagtatgaaactagaactcaattaccaggaaaaaaaaaaaaaggaaaaaaacaaacacatgaaggCTAAATCACAAGCTACTAAATAACCAATGGATCAACAAAtcacagaggaaataaaaaaaatacacggagacaaatgaaaatgaaaacacaatggtctaaaatCTCTGAGACATGGCAAAAGCTgcattctaagagggaagtttacatTCATATAGGGatatctcaagaaacaagaaaaatcttaatctcaccttatacctaaaggaactagaaagagaaaaacaaagcccagttagaagaaaggaaataataaagattggggcagaaaaatatgaaagagaccaaaaatatagaaaagatcaataaaatcgagagctgattctttgaaaagataaaccaaaCTGATAAACATTTAGTCAGactcatcaagagaaaaagaacactcaaaatcagaaaagaacGAATgccatcacagaaatacaaagaatggtAAGAGAATACTACGAAAagttacatgccaacaaattaaaccacctagataaattcctagaaaaatacaatcttcccaaactgattcaggaagaaatagaaaatctgaacagacaagATACTAGtaacaaaactgaatcaggaatcaaaaagCTCCAAATtaacaaaagttcaggaccagatggcttcacaggtgaattctaccaaacatttaaaatgaattagtaTCTATTCTtattaaactattccaaaaaatagaagagcagaaaaaaaactttcaaattcattatttgaggccagcattaccatgagaccaaaaccagacaaaaacgctaccaaaaaataaacaaacgaacacaacaaaaacaagacaactacaagaccaatatccctgatgaacataaagaaataaacGTTAGCAAAGCAAACTCAACAATATGTTAAGTGcctcaccacaatcaagtggaatttattccagaaatgcaaggttggttcagtattcacaaaccaatatgatacatcacattaacaagaggaagaataaaaaccataagaCCATCTCAAGAGATAacggaaaaagcatttgacaaaatacaacaatGTTCATGATTAaaagaactctcaacaaagtgagtttagagagaacatacctcaacataataaaagccatatatgaaaaacccacacttAACATCATACTCGATAGGGAaatactgaaagcttttcttctaagatcaggaacataacaaggatgtccactctcacttttattaaacataataGTGGAAGTCCTAGCGACagcaatcaagaaagaaagaaaaggcatctgaattgatAAGAAGTAAAACTGTAGCTATTTGCAGAATACATGACACCTCATATAGAAAGCCTTAAGGCTCCACCAAAGACTATAAATGAATTCCATAAAGTTGCAGGGTTCAaagttaatatacagaaatatgttgcatttctgtacactaataaaatcgcagaaagagaaactaagaaaacagtcCCAGTTATAACtgcacaaaaatataaaattcctaggaataaactgaatgaaggaagtgaaagacctatactctgaaaattataagtCATTGATGGAAGAAACTGATGATACAAACAAATTGGaagatattccatgatcatggactggaagaataatgttaagatgtccatactacccaaagcaatctacagattcaatgctgTCCCCATCAAaacaccaatagcatttttcatagaattagaacaaataatcctaacatttgtatggtaCCACAGAAGCCCTTGAACAGCCAAAGCAGTCTccagaaagaagaacaaaactggaggtatcaccaatcccagatttcaagatacactacaaagctacggcaatcaaaacggtatggtactggcatggaaacagatacatagatcaaaaGAATAGGATagtgagcccagaaataaacccacgcttatatggtcaattaatccatgacaaaggaggtaagaacattcagtgggggaaatgacagtcttttcagtaaatggaaaagaatggaaaagaataaagctgtACAACTTTCTTatacaacacacaaaaataaactcaaaatggattaaagacctaaatatgagacctgaaaccataaaactcctcaaagaaaatataggcagtagtCTCTTGGAGGACATTAGTCTTAGCAACATGCACATGGTtttgtctcctcaggcaaggaaaacaaaagcaaaaataaactattaggactataccaaaataaaaaaagcttttgcacagcaaagaaaaacatcaataaaacaaaaggcagcccactgaataggagaaaatatttgcaaatgatatatctgataaggggtcaatacccaaaatacataaagaacttacacaactgaACAtcaaagtaataattaaaaaatggacagaggacctgaacagacattgtttcaaagaagacatagatagccaacagacacatgaaaagacccTCAACATcccttatcagggaaatgcaaatcaaaatcacagtcaGATATGACCTCATGCTAGGCAGAGTGGCCAATACAAAAAACACAAGATGTAATAAATTTTGGCAGGGATGTTAAGGGAACCTTCCTTCATGTACTGtcagtaggaatgtaaattggtaaaactattgtggaaaacagtatggagttccctcaaaaaattaaaaacagaaatatcatatgatccagtaattccactactgggtatttacccaaataaaacaaaacactaagaTATATGCaaccttatgtttattgcagccttatttacaatagctaaggtATGTATGGaaggaacccaagtgtccataTGTGCTATTTaggtacaatggaatattactcagcaataaaaaaatgaaatcttattttgacaacatggatggacctagagggtattatgctaagtgagatatactaaatgatctcacttatactgtgaaatccaaaaaacaaaacaggggtgcctgggtggctcagtcactcttggtttcagttcaggacATGAGCTCGAGGTCattagatcaagccctgcactgggctctatgttgggtatggagcctgcttaagattctccctctccctctgctcttccgccccccactcacacactcacgctctctctcttcctctaaaaaacaataccaaaatgaaaccaaacacatttaaatatagagaacaaacttgtggCTGCTAGAGGAGCGGTGGGCGGGAGATAGGTCAAACAGATGAAGAGGGTTAagagttacaaacttccagttataaaataagttaccaaaatgaaaagtcaCAGCGCAGAGAATATCATCAGAAATACTGTAATAATGTGAGGAGGggaaagcaacagaatatacattcatatggtattttccttgtgcactgttggcgggaatgtaaaCAGGTGCAgccattatagaaaataaaatggagtttcctcaaaaaattaacaatataagtaccatatgattcagcaattctacttctaggtgtTTTTCTGAAGAAACCAAAACACTACTTCAAatagatatatgcatccctatgttaaTTACAGGGTTATGTACAATAaccgagatatggaagcaacctcaatgtccatcagtcaaattataaagaaaatgtgacatacaATAGAGTgttgttattcagccataaaacagaacaaagtcttgccatttgtgacaatatggctGGACCttcagggcattatgctaagtgaaagaagtcacacaaaggtaaataccatatgatcttacttatatgtggaatctaaaaacaaaaacaaaagaaaaccaaagtcatAGATACAgggaacagattagtggttgccagagatgggATGTGGtagatgggtgaaatgggtgaagggagtcaaaaggtataaacttccagttacaaaataagtaagtcaagAGGaattaatgtacagcatggcaactagttaataatactgtattgtctATTTGATAGTTGCGGAGAGACTGCATCTGAAAagctctcatcacaagaagagaaattccataactatgtatggtgacacatgttaactagacttaccactgtggtgatcattttataaCAAGTATTGAATCTTTATGTTGTCTACCGAAACTAAtaatgttatatgtaaattatacctaataaaaaataaaaataatttaaaaataattttaatttttaaaaaccctgaaaaaaaatgcctgaagTTACAAAGAGATGTGCTAACAGAGCCACAGTCTGCCCTTTTGCTGACACCCTCACATCCTTAACCTCTTTAGTCAGAAACAATTTATCCTTGTAAGgaaagagtgtgtgagtgtgtgtgtgtgtgtgtgtgtgtgtgtgtaaggaggAGGGTTGTGCAGATCTGAGGTCAGGTGCAAGCCCTTAAGAAAGTGGTTCATGAatagacaccacaaaaaagacaCTGTGAAGGGAAAAGTTGTAAACTCTACCCCTAAAAAAAGGGTATTCACTGTACtaaagggagtggggagagaacaGGTCTCATGCTAGAGAGATGTGTCAGTTGATGGGCTGGCTAAGCCAGGCCAGGGCACCATGAGGGGGTCCAGGAGTAATGAGCACACCACAATGATCCCCGCATGAGCCATGAGGTTCAAGGCAGCTGCCCTGCTCATGGACCATTGTGAGCCTCCCCAG
This window of the Ailuropoda melanoleuca isolate Jingjing chromosome 2, ASM200744v2, whole genome shotgun sequence genome carries:
- the LYPD1 gene encoding ly6/PLAUR domain-containing protein 1; this encodes MWVLGIAATFCGLFLLQGFALQIQCYQCEEFQLNNDCSSPEFIVNCTVNVQDMCQKEVMEQSAGIMYRKSCASSAACLIASAGYQSFCSPGKLNSVCISCCNTPLCNGPRPKKRSSSALALRPGLPTTVLLLQLALLLAHC